From Aphis gossypii isolate Hap1 unplaced genomic scaffold, ASM2018417v2 Contig00507, whole genome shotgun sequence:
TTTTAGATTTTCAATTGTATCCAAACGATCCTGCAAATTTTCCTGAAGAAATGTCAAGTGAACTGTTGAcatatttcatacaatatGGACCATGTCAGCCTTCTCCATTAGAACTaccatcaaatatttttccaaaaagcAAGGATCCAAATGGTGTATCAAGAAGTTTTCACGAATCTTACTAtcacaaaattatacaaaatattcaagtacGACGAACTTGGTTATCATATTCACCTTCCCAAAATAAGGTATATTGTGTatcttgtaaattatttggatTACCTAAAGCTAAAAAGGCTATTTTAGCACAAAAAGGAACAAATAGCTggcaaaatttaaaacgtaacTTAGAGACTCACGAACAAACTATTGAACACTTACAGTCGGAAATAAGCCGTGGACttttctcaaaaaataatagagtTGACTTGAACCTGCGTTTTTCTAAGAATCGACATATCGCGGAAAATAGAGAAGTGTTGAGAGTTATCATTGAAGTAATCATTTTCGCTGCTAGGCAAAACATTGCTTTACGGGGCCACAATGAAAATGTTTCAAGTAATAATCGTGGTAATTTTTTGGAATTAATTAAGCTGATGAGTCTAACTCAACACTTCAGTaccatttagaaaaaataaattcaagcaACCATCATAGACTTACCTTCATGTCTCATGaaagtcaaaataaattattattaattattgcagAAATTATTAGATCTGTAATTGTAAAACAACTCAATGCAGCTGGATTATTCTCTGTTATCATTGACACAACGACCGATGTGGCAAGACTGgaacaattttcttttattgttcGATATGTTCATGAAGGAAACATCGAAGAACGTTTATTAAGTTTGGTTACAGCGTCAGATGCTACAGGAAAAGGGctgtataatactttttgtaCTATTATAGAAATGTATCAGATTGAttggaaaacaaaattatgcgCTCAATCATACGATGGTGCTGCAGCTATGCAAGGGGAGTACTCAGGATTACGCACATATATTCAGAATGAAAACCCCAAAGCAATTTATGTGTGGTGTTTCGCACACTTGCTTAACCTAGTTATTGTCGATACATTAGATTCTACAActgatacaaaaatattttttggggaCTTGCATGGAATTGTAACATTTATGCGAGCCAGGAAAAGAACTGCTTCATTTAATGAAtgccaaaaaaaattgaacattggATCTAAAGCTAATGATAGAAttcgaaaaatcaaaaatttctcAGATACAAGATGGACGTCCCATGATCGTGTTATAACAGTAATACATGATAAGTATGAcgctttaaaaaatactttggaATTGCTATCAGAATCCACAGACAGAGTAACTGCTTCAAatgcaaaatcatttttattaataatttcttcgtttcattttgtattggtttttaaattgatgaaAAGTATATTCACAATAACTACACCAACTTCATGTTATCTGCAATCAaaaagcatttattttattcaagccATTAAATTGGTagatgaaactaaaaaaagattattagaATTGCGTTctgacaaatattttcaagaacTTGTACAAAATACCAAACAATTTGCTAATGAACAGAATCTCtgtgaaaatgattttaaaaaagtccGAACGAGGAAAACCAAAAGAATGCCTGGAGAAAATGTACAGGATGAAATCAGTTCTTCAGCATCAGACAGgttggtaaattatttagcattaaaataattctatcatTTAATTCTTGAATatgtaacttttattataggtttagAGTGAACAcatattacaaatgtttagaccaaataattttatctatagataatagattTAGTAGTGCTAGAGACATAATGAAAGATCTTGCATTACTATCACCAGAGCGGTTAATTGAAGCCAAACATAAATCTGAAATGGATCTTCCAGATAAATGCTTTTTAGATTTGGCTACATAGATTACTGATATTAATCCATATCAACTTAAAActgagtatttattatttagtaaaagcTTAAAAGAATTGATTATTGGAATGAAATTCCCAGATAATCAATCCAAAGAATCATCTGATATTAACTCTGAAGATGATTCATCGGAAGAtgaacatcaaaatattatgagcgAACCAAAACAGAACATAACACTggaaactataataaacattcTCTCAAGTTTTGACATTATGTGTGCCTTTCCAAATTTGTATTGTGCTTATAAAGCATTATGTACAATTCCAGCCTCATCAGCCTCAGCGGAAAGAAGCTTTtcaaaggtataataattacattacatttttttctgtaaactAATTATGTTTGAATTCTAACTTTGTTGCATTTAGGTTAAATTGATCAAAACTAGACTTAGGTCGACAATGTCCCAACAAAGATTGGagagtttaatgtttatatcttGTGAAAGAGACATACCCATTGATATAAatgaagttataaataaatttggatTGTCATCAAGTGTAttgaaaaaagaataaatgtttggataatttttttaattggtaggATGCTAGCCGCCCAATTGTacattcaatgatttattaataaagcagtatttatataattaatacaaattatttttattgtagtacCCGTaagatgcatttttaaaaagctaaatttgatatagaaatataatagggGGTGTGGAGGGTGTAGCCTCCCACGGCTCTgtgcaaataatttatatattattaggtacattaggTACATTAGGTGGGTGGTGTGTACTGctactaacattttttgtcTCACTGTCGAAAAAGTTGGCGCCGCCACTGATTAGACAGACTATAGATAATGATCTAGGACCTTTGCCagctaaaaaacaaaaagtgactgattattatacctactatatattatttaacattattaacattcttaaatttaatttaatagttacacCTTATAACACCACcaaattcattatataataaaatttcaaaaaatatttcatcgtTGATTATCCCAAATAATTGGTTTGCTAGCTTAGCGCTGTGTACACCCAATATTTTGGTGCCTACGTTTCATAAATtaaggttatttaaaaaaaaatataaagtatcaaTCGAAAAACAACGTATCATTACTGaaggtaatattattctattataacatATCAAACACttcatgttttaatattcattcatACTAttctattttagattctaaattaataatatatgtaaacggGAAAAAATTGGCTTTATTGGAAATTGGGttaagtgataatattataaaaactgaaaatgatgtagagaattttttaaatatttttgatgaaattaagTGTTGTAACGGAGTGACACCTTCAAAGGCattgtttaataaagtatCCGTAATcagcaaaaatattattgaatctgATGGTCAATGGAGGCACAAAAATTGTTCAACAATACTCAAAGATGATGATGggtaaattaaataccaaataTATCATTGGATGAAATGTATCTTTGTGTtaatatgtagtattttattttctagtgattgtaataattgtatttggtGCAAACgtctattattttcaatgcaaaaaaaagaatcgaggataaatgcaaaaaaaaatatcaggaCATatttccccccccccccccaaaaaaaaaaaagaaaagctTTGCAaagaattcaaaatttaaaacaaattattaaaaaaaaacattttcgggccactaaaaaaattaataaattagaaaacgaTTTAAACAGTGTTCAAAATAAGATGAGAGATATTGATCAATTGAcactaaataacatttttgaaaattcagaTATTTCTAAATGGCAGTctgaattaataaaagaaattgttATGGCAGCaaaggtaaaaaatataaagagtcGAAGATACAGCGAAAATTGGATGTTATTATGCATGATATTTCAAATaaggtatacaattaataaaattaatctaattgatactttatttaaattattattaataaactataatatggtaattgaTTAACATAGGTCTCTAGGTGGTTATTCATTTCTAAGGGAGCAaaacatattacctataccaTGCATAAATACACTTCGAAAGCATTTGTTGGCAGTTAAAATTGGTTGTGGGTTTGATGAAGATTTTTTCaaactcttaaaaaaaaaatttagcaaTAAACctgaatatgaaaaaaaagtaattttagtgTTTGATGAAATTTTCTTAAGAGAAGGTTTGGGTGTTAATACCAGAAGTTTAACTTATAATGGGTTACAAGATTTTGGAGATGGATTCGATGTTAAAACGTCTGAGAAGGCTAATCATGGATTGGTATTAATGATACAGAGTTTGGCAGTAAGCTTACATCAACCTATAGCAGTTTTTGCTTCCAAGGGATCAGTAAAAggtaaatttagaattaaataaaataaaaatatttcatataatataggtagtgcatatttgcataaatatgaattgtaatttaaataggaGTTGATCttgcaaaaattataatcaaaactaTACTTTTACTTGAAAATGCTGGTGTTCAAGTTCTTGGTATAACTAGTGATGGGGCATCCACAAATCGGACAATGTggaatatattaggtattagcGCAAAGATTGATAAAGTTCAAAATTCGtttgaaaatcattttgatgctaatagaaaagtatttattttttctgacgCCCCTCATCTAATTAAAACCATCAGAAATAGATTACATTCAAAAAAGACATTGAAAGTAAGATttaatatacgtgtataagtgtatatatgtaatatatataatattatattatacacaataactgcaagttatacattttctatatttaggTCAATCCCCAAGATGGTTATgttaaatgtcaaatttatgaaaatttatttatgcactagctgaccccgtgcacttcgttgcccgttaaaaatgcaaattctatataatatgattcgaattttgattaatttgttatttactattcggtttaacggtgttcaaaacttttaattttgacattttcattgactgttttgattctcaaaaattttgtgaaagcaccactttaatatgcgaattttgtaaaatgctttcttattacacactaaatttgtgatacgattttacgaatgtaccgtgtaaattgtaagcatcgatctatcattgttcaggctctacgtttatcagtcagtgagttactcaagtcataatattatagtcattctgcttaccgttgccgtgagactctcttatgattatgagagcagtatattatcatgtaggcaatccacacgtggtggattgcggaccccgcgagatgtgtataagaagtttataatttctaacacttaagtttcaaagttatatcatttttttttttttttttactacagtgggtaaaatacaataatgtgccatctcgtggtttttgtattgttgcctgttggtaaaacaataaaacttagtataacttgttatgttagtctattgctgtgaatttgaaatttactgtggacattgacttattttgctaattcttttttttgttgatatgaGTAGGATATAAATAGCGGTTCTGCTGCCCCACGCACCTCCCCCCCTCCTTGTCTCGTCCTTCTACTATGTCATGTCTCGTCCTTCCCCCCCAACCCGCCCTCGTCTCGTCCTTCCCCACCACCCCGTCATCGTCTCGTCCTTCTACACCGTCATGTCTCGTCCTTCTGCCCCGTCGCCGTATGGATCGTCCTTCCCCCCACGCACATCTCCACCCTCACCTCCACCTGttgtcatatatataattgtacatagcatattattgtacatggcatattattgtacacagcatattattgtacacatatatgatttttacatGCAATCTGTATATATTAAAGCCCTTATccctacctaataatttttaccccCACCTAATAATGTATCGAATTTAACAAACACTTGCCCCTGCACGTGCAGACCATCATTCAGTCTATCTTCAGCCTTATACTATTTAACACTTGCACTTCGCGACCGTCCTTTAAGTCTTTTTtcagtgtttattatttttataagtgattTAATATGGCTGGCTCAATCGCTGATAACACTACCTTCTACAAAAAGAAGACATATACTTATGTACCACCGTCACCACCAGCTGAACTCATTGATTCTTTAAGCTATACAATCGACTTTGCAGCCCGTAAGTTTTTACAAATCGGTATTGATCCTAGTGAAAAATTTCAAGTCGTTGTTCATGTGTTAACTTCTTCTCGGTATGTGCTTATTACTGTTgatcttatgaaaaaaatattctcatatatgggaaatatattatcgttCATATTAGCCACACCACAtaagtataactgtataagtgaataatattttatgaagatgaaaaaaataaactatcgaGTATGATGTACAGCGGAGAAAATGTGCTAGTTATGGAAGCAAAAAATCGTGAGGGCTGCAGAGTGTTGTTGAATTGGGCGGACCTTATGCGTCTACAATatcttgaaaaatgtatattcgaGACCATCGTGCGAAAAGAAGTATTTGCCGTTCCGTTAGTTATGAAACAATATGATGAGATTGTTCAGTACATAGACAAGAAATGCGCTCAACAAAAATCATCGCCGAATAATGTTCATGATATGGCAATTTTCATTAAGAACATACAAGTCGATGGAGTAGTTAAATCTATACCAAACTTCAGTAATCAAATACAGATGTGTGCAGCTGAACAATTATCCGAATCTTTGCTGAACCAGAGAGCGAACAACTCACAcgaggtaattaaaaaaatatattataccttaaataacaatatttaataatttttttttttttagttttttaataaaacgagGATTATTTCACCTATCTCATCGCCTACACCTATGTCGCCACCTGTTTTGTTGTCACCGCCGCCATCACCGATTTTTGCAATAAAATCATCAGTTGATGAAAACGATGGACCGTCATTTTTCAATATGCAACCATTATCGGAAACGGGTGACTTCGATTCCGCCGTATCGGAATTGCATTTAGTAAGacgtaaactattttaattttgtgttatttgtgtaaaataaaaaaacattatatatatataaaaaaaagttttttcatttattaatattaagttttacaatacaataagatatttatttacaataaaataaaataaaaataaaaaaataaaattattattgatattaagttttacaataaaataattattaatattaagttttgcaataaatatttacaaggttctttaatatttataataaaaaaaaatatatatttacaaggtTCTCACTTCACCATTAAAtggattataagttataatttggtcatgtaatattaaaaaataagctgAAGTGGAAGCAGGAAACGGTGTATCGGTTTCATTTTCAATCCTGAGGTCGACAGTTGGCGTTTTTACGTTATCGTTCTGTCTGCTCATGTCAACAATTATAATCGGAGATAGATTTTTGAAATCAGATCTGGACAACAGATGTGTAACATTATCATGTCCATAGTAAGATTTTTGAAACTCAGTGTATGCGTGGTATAATGTACCAATCTTATTCTTGGTAAAGTCGCATTGGAAATCTTCATAGGGAAATACTCCAgcgtttaaataaactttcaagtttttaattttacaatggtcAAAAAATGCCATTGATTTATTTGAGCTATTTTTCCTATCAGTTTGAAATCCAATGATGACATATCGCGGTTTTTCCAATTTGTTGGATGTTTTTACTTTCCAAGAATGCGATGTGTTTTGAGGTAGAAATGGATACTCACACAACTCCCACGATCTAAACGCACAAGTTAGGGGCTTTTGATTGTTTACAActttcaacaatttaattttttctttatcactGACTTTTACTATAGGCATTCtccacaatatttttgttatgtttattttaacgtCTTTTAGTTTAGATGCGTCTGTGAcaactttattgtttttgtactgCTTGATAGCATTTATATCTATCGAAgctctatttaatataagttgttGATtgcagtttattaaaatacgtttataatcTTCGTAAAAACCAAACAAATCTTTAAGATTAATACAAACGTTAAACATATCACCttcaataaaatctatttccAATGTCATTATCCCAAGCAGCGTTATGATGTGATGTAATATTCGATTTATTATAAGAGCAATATCCTTTTAATGTGGTTGTTATACCTGGATTAGCgagtttttgaatttgaataccGTTTATTTCGTATTTCATTTCGGAGAAAAGAAATGCAAGTCCGTTGTTTATAAATCGAATGTCGTCAGTTATTTCTGCAGGTTTGGTTATTGTTCCTTCGATGTAAATATAACTCTCACACGGTAGAGTATAAGACTCTGTGTTATGTAAAGCGATACGCACTTCATCGTTATTGGAGAGGGCTGACGTAGAATAAGGTAAAAACGAGTGATATTCAATTTGAGTTATTCTGCAATCATCGGTGTATCCAGCCGTGACATCTAAATACACATCGTCCATATTAAATAGCGTTTAACGAACGTAAAAAAGCTAAATTTTTTGCTGTTAGACAATGTCGAAGCCCTCTGTGTTTCGAATTTTTCTTTAGAGTTGTTGTCTTGTTAGTGTTATTAACACGACTAACGGCATAGACGTGGCCAGACTTTCTTGTCAAGTGTTGCTAAACTGtcacaaaagttaaaaagttccaaaaattaaaaattttatttaatgagttgtttattttatcaattagatatttttacagagtagtaaatggtaatttatattatatttcttacattataactacctaattaaaaatattaaagaaactaattaaatcaaacatataaaacattgtaaattatacattaaaaatataaaataatacaatatcaaaCGTCTGCTGTGAggaatgatatttttgaactcatcaattatattatcatagtcaAGTTCTGATAATAGTTCTTTCTCGACAAACATCAGTAATAACGCTTCAAGTCTATTTTGTGTCATAGTATTGCGAAGTTTTGACTTGACAATAGAGAGTTTAGAAAATGACCTTTCACAAGAACATGACGTGACTGGAATGAccaaaaatgtcattaaaacatcataaaaatgtgaaaaaatgttttttcgatCTAACTGCTGTAACCAATCTAACCATTGATCAATATTTGTTGTAGAAGATCCACTAGGAATGTCAGTAAATcctttaagaaatttaatttcctGTTCTAGTTTATCCATGTCAattgtaaatactttattgAGTAGTTTAATATTGTCAACTGTTGGACTAAGTTGCAAAACATTACCGACAGAAGAAATAATACCTAAAGTTTCTTGACTAAACCTATCATTTAGCCcacttatcatattatcaagTGCTACATTAaaacagttaatttttatttcttgttcCATAGtttcatgaaatatttgaGATGAGCTATTTTTACTATCCAACAgacaatatagataattatacggtaatataataacgttgcAAATGAAACTTTAGTTTTTGCATTTACcggatgtataatattccgtaaaactattttatcggAATATTGTAAGTTGTAACCATGAGGAAATTCTGCAGCGGAAAACGTTTTGCAGAACGAACGCTAACGTTTGAAACGTTGAAAACGTAGAAATTCGCGAGCGCTTGGTTTAGTGCGGCATTATGTTTAACAGTGGTCGTGGTgtaagacataaaaaaaaattaatcgtgATAAGATGTGATACTaactcaaattatataatcaatttttatttgtgatagtaacatataataattaatattataattattatttttattaaaattttgatttattaattgattaattattttgtaattaataatacattattattccttttataatgaatacttttatatattctgAGCTTTTAAGGCCCAATACTATAAACCATTTTCTTAATGAAATTCTTGTAGCCATTGATATAGGTAAAAATTGTtggttgttatttattgttactatCCTCGtgtaagttatttttcatCTTTTCACTCAATGATtgactttttttcaatttctatttagatgatgatgatgataatgatgacgatgtctatgaaaatatattctgtGGTGAAAAAATAGTCATACCAAAAGTGACAAAGTATGCTCAAAATGTAGTTgccattttaaatgttaagattttaaatgtcATTTTCGATTAAATCGATCATCATttgaagtaattaataaaaaatgaataattttaaaaaaagaaatgtttagaatttaataggtagtaaatgatttttttgtttttataggtGTTGTTTAAAGAGAtcagtatagaatataatttaagtggaGAAAAtatggttggtgaaaaaagtaaaacagttgagaataatattttattaagtatatggtACATGGCCAATTTAGAGACAtacaggtaaaataaaaaaaatagttcttaaaaatttaaaaatgatctataaattaaaagtaaaatttggatatttcactgtattcataaattatccataactattttaaagtgCTTAGCCACAAACAAATGTACAGGAGATAGAAACCgtcaatttcaatttcaaatttgaaaaacaattatttggatgaatattttttttaaaggaatatgtgtatattctTAAATGTTATCCTCAATTGgcacatacctaatataaacaaataagttaaaataatgtagtatattgtgttatacatggatatatgtatttaaataattattagatataggtacttagtaataattaataaaaaaaaaaatattaattttagaccTGCAAGttggtttttaaaactaaccCACCTATAATTTGCTTTTCTTTGTAATATACTGGAATTTgttatgtatgattttataactGTAGACAACTTGGTGATCGATTTGATGTGTCAAAAAGCAATGCACACGGTATTGTCAGAAAATTTATTTCCATTGTGGAAGTCCATAaacataagtttataaaatggcCTCGGGGAAATGCTATACATCAAACTCTTCAAGATTTTAAACACCTTAGACCAAAGGCTTTCCCTGGTGCTTTCATGGCCTTGGATGGATGTCATATTAAAGTTCCTGCTCCCTGGAATAAACGTACACGGATGAGGCATATTGATCAACGTTGCTATATCAACCGCAAACATGTAGCTTCTGTAGTTTTACAGGTTGgtcattagaataaaaaagttgaaaactaTCACTTGAGTTgattcttatacattttattcttaacAGGGAATATGTGATAGCAATCAAaaatttaccaatatttttgCGGGTTGGCCTGGTGCATCACATGATGCCAggatttttagaaaaagtagCATAGGTGTTGCTCTAAATGGTCCACTGCAGAATTTAGTTCCAGAAAATTGTTACATCTTAGCAGATTCTGCATATCCATTATCGAATAATGTAATGGTTCCATATCGTGACAATGGTGCATTAACACCTGAAAAGCATAATTTTAATCGTACCCTCAGTTCATCTAGAGTAGTGATTGAATTAACATTTGGAAAGTTGTTAGGACGATTCAGGTGgtttaagtatgtatatttagaaatattaggtaaatattgatatttaacacTGTACCACTCACTATTGCTGCCATATACTCACCCCCTAAACATATCGTTACTGACATACAATTATCTGACCACTTTAGCACTTGATTTAAATTCTGATCACTCATCATTGTTCCTAACTCTCATGCTTCCCCAACTTATAAAGAATCCaacaaactatttaataaattcacagAACATTCTAAGTTTATTGAACTAGttgataaagaaataaatttaaacattaaactaaaaacaacCGACGACATAGATTTTGCGATCCAtagataaatgaaatataaatattaaatgaaatatacttaacaCTGTAATGTATATGacggataataatattatttaagtgtacAATATGTTTGGTTATACAAatgatttcaattattttattataacccatgtttctaattaatttttacattttgtaggTACCTTGAAGTTTACAACAAAGATTTTTGTGGTGCTTTTATTTCAGCCGCATGCTGTTTGCACAACATATGTATGGACCAAAATGATCAAATTTACTGTACAGATTATACTTCTCAAAATCAAGAatccaattttaatatttctgaaaTTAATCTAAACGCAACTAATAAAAGAGATGAAATTTGTAATGAATTAtctagaaatatataaataaaatagttaaataagtttaatagtttattaaataattacaatttaaataaatataatagtagattaagaacaaaataaaatattcataacaaaagtaataacttaaaattaaaaatgattgtagttttcagtttttgaaaatacataaacaaatcAGCCCTGatagtttaatagttaataaaatgattaaaatttaaataaatataatagtagattaaaaacaaataaaatatttataacaaacgtaataacttaaaattaaaaattattgtagttttCAGTCTTTGAAATTACATAAACAAATCAGCCCTGATAGtttaatggttatttttaagtaaaagcTTCTCTAACAACTCAACCTTtcttttttctatttcatttGCCTCggttaacttaattaaaaggTTTTCATGGATagttattttcttttcatCTCTGGTTGCCctgaaaattaagttaaaattaatctataaaatctGGCAATACGAAAAAACGTGTTTTGGTCGAGCGATCGGTTCAAACTTATTCTGAATAGAGTATAGTCAGTATGAAAAtagaacaaattaaatgtacattataaaatataaatgtatgtaatattcaaCAGTgcaaacatgaaaaaaaaaggtctattcaaataaataaattttttaattacaaacctTTCCTCCATAAGTCTTAACATCTTTTGTTTTCCACGACCACTCTCCGAGACCTTGGGCGATTTTCTTTTGGGACATGTTGTAGTATTTGACACTGGTGAACCAAATGATGTAGAAGACAagcattctaaaaatattgtgtaatatagtattaaatatctataagtaggtacatttctACATTTAACCCGCAGTTGGTATCGCTATGCAAAGTCCATATGTGGCTCTCAAAATACTAACGAGGTGAGCGCCGAGCTCACATCGCGACCACTGACGggttaacatattaaataatagttacctTTTGGTGGAGAAACATTTGATGTAGACCCTAAGAACTCATTcaatatgtcataatatttcCATGTTTGACAGCCTTTACCAGTAACTTTTTTTGATGAATTATCGTGTACTttgttaaattgaaatttcaatCCACGCCACTTATTGCTACACACGTTAGCATTaaagcaataatttttt
This genomic window contains:
- the LOC114125238 gene encoding uncharacterized protein LOC114125238, which gives rise to PLMKKKCQGKLLDCFNNRRREYKKAGIIAARRSPSIGHISESISLLSQTETDTAEGEETSSLAAFLVLPFLFFPLTTKRKKGQPACRPSKVEVRDSFITHLRSHSEVKETITRRKEKYARLGITLQPLTVGRHLFRNEKKNYCFNANVCSNKWRGLKFQFNKVHDNSSKKVTGKGCQTWKYYDILNEFLGSTSNVSPPKECLSSTSFGSPVSNTTTCPKRKSPKVSESGRGKQKMLRLMEERATRDEKKITIHENLLIKLTEANEIEKRKVELLEKLLLKNNH
- the LOC126554447 gene encoding uncharacterized protein LOC126554447, whose protein sequence is MMYSGENVLVMEAKNREGCRVLLNWADLMRLQYLEKCIFETIVRKEVFAVPLVMKQYDEIVQYIDKKCAQQKSSPNNVHDMAIFIKNIQVDGVVKSIPNFSNQIQMCAAEQLSESLLNQRANNSHEFFNKTRIISPISSPTPMSPPVLLSPPPSPIFAIKSSVDENDGPSFFNMQPLSETGDFDSAVSELHLVRRKLF
- the LOC114125245 gene encoding putative nuclease HARBI1, which gives rise to MVGEKSKTVENNILLSIWYMANLETYRQLGDRFDVSKSNAHGIVRKFISIVEVHKHKFIKWPRGNAIHQTLQDFKHLRPKAFPGAFMALDGCHIKVPAPWNKRTRMRHIDQRCYINRKHVASVVLQGICDSNQKFTNIFAGWPGASHDARIFRKSSIGVALNGPLQNLVPENCYILADSAYPLSNNVMVPYRDNGALTPEKHNFNRTLSSSRVVIELTFGKLLGRFRWFKYLEVYNKDFCGAFISAACCLHNICMDQNDQIYCTDYTSQNQESNFNISEINLNATNKRDEICNELSRNI